From Fulvivirga lutea:
ATGCTTTGTCGGAAGAAATGAATTATGTGGTTTTTAATGAGTTAGGTGACATTCAGGAAACGAGCCAAGCTGCTAGAGTTAGTGTAGGGGATAAAAACAACATAGCAGATATTCTGGATAGTGATGTTAAGAGCTTAACCTCTGCTGATGGTAAGCTCAAGTTAAAATTGAAAGAAAAAAAGATAGAAATAGATGCAACGGTGAGAAAGATTACCGATAGCAAAGGTGGAAATAAGTTTTTGATTATCTGGCACTAGCAATCAGGTAATTAAATAGATAATTGGAAAAATTATACGTGAATTTTATTAATTTACAAATTACAAAATACCTCTAAGCCAATCGATTAATGAAGGATATAGATATTGCAGACTTAAAAAAGATCACAGAGGTGGTAAAGACAAAGTACAACTATGACTTTACCAATTACGCAATGTCTTCTTTTAAAAGAAGAATTTCGAGAATACTCGAAATGAATAATTTCACTATTGAAGTGCTCATGCGCAAATTGAATGAGCCTGCGTTCCTTGATGACTTTTTAAACGAAATTACAGTAAATGTAACTGAGATGTTCAGGGATCCTTCATTTTGGAGGGTATTACGCGATGACATTATCCCCGGCATCCTTTTAAATCATCAGAAAATCAGAATATGGCATGCCGGTTGTTCATCAGGTGAGGAAGTATTTTCGATGGCCATCATGCTGAAAGAGTTGGACTTATTGGATAGTGCCAGCCTTATAGCTACTGATCTGGACACCAATATTTTAGAGAGGGCCAAATCAGGTGAGTACAACCTGAAAAACATGGAACTCAATGAGAAAAACTACATACGCTATCAAGGAATAGGTTCTTTAAAAGACTATTATGAAGAAAAGAACGGTAAGGCTATCATGGATAAAAGCCTTGTTGAAAATGTATCGTTCAGAAAACATGATTTAGTAAATGGCGAAATATTCAACAAGTTCGATTTGATACTATGTAGAAATGTGATGATTTACTTCAACCAGACATTGCAAAATGAGGTACTGAAGAAATTTCACGAAAGTTTATTTAAATATGGATACTTGGCCATCGGTTCCAAGGAATCTCTCATATGGTGTGATATAGCGAATAAGTTTATAATCGTTAATAACGAAGAGAAAATTTATAAAAAGATTAAGGACTGAGAGACTCTATAACCGGTGACTGATTTTAAATTAGATAATCGATATAAGGCCATAGTTATAGGTGGCTCGGCAGGAAGTTTTCAGGGAATAGTCAAAATTCTATCTGCACTACCCTCGAACTTTCCGCTACCAATAATTATGTGCTTGCATAGATTGAAACATGTGCGAAATGGTTTCGTAGAGGCTCTTTCTATTAAGAGCACTATAGAAATTGTTGAACCATACGATAAAGAACATATTAAAAAAGGAAAAGTCTATTTGGCACCATCTAATTACCATATGTCTACAGAGCTTGGTCATTACTTCAGTTTATCTACAGAAGAAATGATCAATAACTCTCGTCCGGCTATTGATATAACGTTAGGTACAACCGCCTATGTGTTTAGAGATAAACTAATAGGTATATTATTATCTGGAGCTAACAGAGATGGTGGTATGGGCATGAAATATATTAAAGACCGTGGCGGGATGACGATTGTACAAGAACCGAGCGAATGTATGATTGATACCATGCCAAAAGCAGCAATGAATCTCACAACCATTGATCATGTGCTTAAAATTGATGAGATTGTAGAGTTTTTTAACCAATTACATAAACAGTATAAGTAAATGAAATTAGATCAGCGAAAAATAAGCATAGCTCTTGTCTTAGTTTATATCATCTGCGGTATCTACGCTACTTATACGTTGTTTACTTTCCAAAACGATTTAATCTATGACGTTCAGGTGCTGGAGATTTCAGATTTAGATAATGCTGCTCCTGTTCTCAATGGCCTATATTTTTCAATGGGAATATGCATTTTGGCCGGTCTTGGTGTCCTATTATATATGTTTAACAATAAGGGCATGGAGATCATTTACGTAGAAAAGAAAGAAGAAAAGTCAAAGAAGGACGAGGATAAAGAGAAAAAGGACAGCAAGAATAAGACATTTAGCGTATCATCCATAAAAGAGGCATTAAGCGAAAAATCGAAATCTGAAGAGAAAATTTTAGGCGAAGGCTTAACAGAAATTTGCAAAGCACTTGAAGCAGGAGTAGGTGCCTTCTATATGTTAAAGAAAGATGGCGACAAAAAGGTTCTTCAAATGAATGCTACTTACGCTATGAGCCTAGGTGAAAGCCAGCGGCCAACCTTTGAAATGGGCGAAGGTCTGGTAGGCCAGGTAGCATCAGAAAAGAAAGCTATAATCATTGACGATATACCAGATGATTATATAAAAATCATTTCAGGCTTAGGGAGTGCATCCCCTACTCACGTTTTAGTAGCTCCAGTTATTTACGGAGAAGAATTATGTGGCGTGGTAGAGATAGCATCATTCACTTCATTTTCAGAGAGCGATCGAAAAGCTGTGGAAGCTGCATTCGAGTTGGTTACTGATAAATTGTATGGTAAAAGTGAAAGTGCCAAACCAACTGAAAAAGCAGAGCCTAAGAAAGAAGGTAAGAAAACGAATAAAGGAAATAAAGAAGCATAAAACATATCAATTATATGTTTAAACAGATATCCATAAGTACAAAGATCACCGGCCTGGTAATAGGTATAGTGCTTGTAACCCTATTGGCCATAAGCTACTTATCATTTAGGTTGAGCCGTGGTGCAATACAAGATAGATACAGCGAAAGCTTAAGAGTAGTTGCTGAAGCACAGTCCGGCAAAATTGAAACAACATTTGAGTCCTTAATAAGTAATCTAAAACTTTTACAGGAGTCTAAAACCATTAAGGAGGGTGCGGTTTCTTCGGGTAGTGGCAGCTCTGCTGGTGGTATGGATATGGGTTTTGGAGATGACCCATTTGCTATGGATATGGGTGGCGGTGATGATCCTTTCGCCATGGATTCTGGCGGTGACGATCCTTTCGCTATGGATATGGGCGGTGGAGATGACCCATTTGCTATGGATATGGGTGGGGATGATGCATCTGCCGAGCCAGCTGACCCTAAGTATGACGTCAAAGGATTTTTGAATGAAGTAAAATCCTCTTATGGATATAATGATGTATTCATTACAGAATCTACCGGCAAAATATTGTTTAGCACCAGCTCTAAAATGTCTGCCGGTTCAAATTTTATTGATCCTGATGGCACAACCTTAGCTAATGCAGTGCAAGGAGTTCATTTTAGTAATGTTACCAAAAAAGAGAATGGTGCATACGTCATTTATGCAGGTGCTCCGGTTAATCACCCAAGTGGAGAAACTTCAATCATTTTGATTGAATACCCAATGACTAAGATTTATGATATTCTGAGTGATTCTACTGGTTTAGGTAAAAGGGGTGAAGTTATACTGGCAAAACTAGACTCTTCTTCCGGCAGAATTAATTACGTAAACAAGCCAAGGCTAGATCCGGATGGTGCATTTAAACTACTAACGTTGGGTGACGCTAACTCAAAAGCGATCCAAAAGGCGGTTACTGGTGCAAAAGGATCTGGTGCTAACGTTGATTATAGAGGTAAAGAAAATTTGGCATACTATACTTACCTACCAAAAGCTAAGCTAGGCTTGGTGGCAAAAATTGATACAGAAGAAATTTATAGCGAGGGTAACGCACTGTTTAATAAGTTCATGTTTGCAGGATTCTTCATCTTGATTATTTCTGGAGTGATATCACTGATTTTTTCAAAGTATTTAACCAACCCATTATTATCACTGAAAAAGACATTGGAGCTTGTTGGCAATGGAACACTTCCTGAACAGGTTGAGCGTAAAACATCAGATGAAATAGGTCTAATGGCAAATAGTGTTAACCATTTGGTTAAAACACTTAAGAATACCGCCAATTTTGCTCAGCAAATAGGTGAAGGTAACTTCTCTGCCGATTTCAAACTCGTAAATGATGATGACGCACTAGGCCTGGCATTGGTGAACATGCGCGATAACCTAGTAGAAAGTGAGAAACGTGATAAAGAACGCAACTGGATTGTAACTGGTGTTGCAGAAATTGGTGAAATACTTAGAGCGCATGATAACCTTGAGCCACTTGGCGATGCCGTTGTAAAATATATCATCGGAAAAATTGGGGCTGTTCAAGGTGCCTTTTATGTGGTAAATGAAGATGATCCGGATGACATTTTCATAGAGATGAAAGCAAGTTTTGCTTACAATCGTAAAAAACACTTAAATGCAAAATTTAAATTTGCTGAAGGTCTGGTAGGACAAGCAGCCGCTGAAAAAGATACCGTACTAAGAACAGAAATCCCTCATGATTATGTAACGATCACATCAGGTATTCTGGGTGATAAAAGACCAACCAGCATTCTCATAGTGCCTTTAATAACTGAGGAAAAGGTATATGGTGTTGTTGAGTTTGCCGGTTTTGAAAAGTTTGATAGTGGTAAGGTAAAATTTGTTGAAGAGCTAAGTCTAATTCTTGCTCGTACAGTGTTCAACATCAAAGTAAATGAAAGAACACGCAAGCTTTTGGAAGAGTCTCAGGCAATGAGTTCTGAGTTACAAGAGAAGCAAGAGATTCTTCGTCAGAATGCTGAGGAAATGCAGGCTACTCAGGAAGAGCTTCAAAAATCTAACTCCAAGTTAGAAGAGCAAATTGAAGAGGTAAATAGAACGCAAAACAGAATGCAGCTTCTATTGGAGAATGCCTCCGAGGTAATCACTATTTATGAAGAAGATCTATCCGTTAGATATATCAGTCCATCAGTAGAGCCAATTCTTGGCTACACGCAAAAAGAAATGATTGGTGTAAGCGATGCTGATAAGGTAAATAAAGAGCATGTGGCTGAGTTCAAAGGAATGTTCAAAAGCCTTCTTGAAAATCCCGATGAACAGATCACTATTCAGTATGAGTATTTAACTAAAGATGGCAACTACATCTGGATTGAATCTACTGGCACCAACTTTATGTCGAACCCTGCCATCCATGGTTTAATAGTTAACTCGCGTGACATTACCGAAAGACGAAGAGCAGAGCAAGAACAGAGAATGCGTAGTAAAATGCAGGCTCTTTCGGAAAACTCTCTCGATCTGATTACAAGGTTGGAAGATGATGCCATTTCTTACATCAACCCTGTTATTGAAGAATATACGGGCAAAGGACCTTCAGACTTCTTAAATCAGAAAATTAAGGAGGCCGATTTAGCTCAAAATGTACTAGATAAGTGGCTGGAAATTATTGAAGAAGTCAATAGTACCAATAAAAAGGTAGCAACTGAAATGGACTTCCCTTCCGAAATGGGTGACAGAGTAATGCAGGTTAATGCCATTCCGGAGTTTGACGATAATGAAAAGCTTGAATCTGTATTAGTAGTTTCTCATGACATCACAGAGAGAAAGTTAATTGAGCTGGAAATCCAGAACAAAAACAAGAAGATCGCAGATAGTATCAACTATGCTAAGAGAATTCAGAATGCTATTCTGCCTAACAACAATGTGATTAATAAGGTACTACCTGATTCATTCATTCTTTACAAGCCTAAAGATGTGGTGAGCGGTGACTTCCCATGGTACGTTAAAATAGGTGATGATATTTACATGGCTGCTGTGGATTGTACAGGTCATGGTGTTCCTGGAGCCCTTTTATCATTAATTGGCTATTTCTTGCTTAATGATATCGTTAGAAGTAGAAAAATATCTGACCCGGGTATAATCTTAGATCAGCTGGATGAAGGCGTTACTACAACACTTCGTCAGGACCAGGATGATTCTAAAACGAAAGATGGAATGGATATCGCACTTTGTAAAATAAATACAGCTACAAGAAAGGTTGAATATGCAGGTGCTCACAGGCCGTTATATGTGGTGAAGAAAGGTGAGATGGAAGAAATTAAAGGTAATAAGTTCGCTATTGGTGGAGGTATCTATAAAAACCAAACCAACTTCACTAATCATAAAGTTGAACTTAATGAAGGTGATTCATTCTACTTTTGCTCAGACGGGTTTCCAGATCAGTTTGGTGGACCAGATAACAGAAAGTATGGCCCTAAGCGCTTAAGAGAGAAAATCATGGAAGTTCACAACATGTCAATGAAAGACGCTTATGTGAAGTTTGATGACCATTGGACAAATTGGATGGGAGAAGAAAAGCAAACTGATGATGTATTGTTAATTGGTATAAAATTGTAGATTTTTAATTAAAAGTCGTATTTTGACAAACTATAATCAAAATCGACTAACAAACTTATAGATAAAGACTTATAAAGAACCTGAATAAAACGCTTTAAGACTTATGAAGTATATTTTTGATTTGCACAAAACCATGCTTGAAAACCATCTGATCTTGGTATACGAGGGTGAATTTACCCAGGAAATTACCAAATCAGTATTGGCCATGGCGGAACGAAATATGGATTCTTCAGGTGAGGAATCTACTGTCAAAAGGAAAGTATTCAATGTAATGGTTGAGTGCTTACAGAATATTGTAAAACATGCAGATGATGTTGCTAACAATCATTCAGCTGTATTTATGGTGGGTAAGCAAGAAGACAAATACATTATCATTTCCGGCAACCCAATTATGAATGAGAACATAGATGGCTTGAAAGGTAAAATTGACCAGATTAATGAGCTGGATAAGGATGGTTTAAAGGAACTTTATAAAAGCATAATCAAGAGTACTGAAATCTCTGATAAAGGAGGTGCAGGTCTTGGGTTTGTAGATATGGCTAGAAAGTCAGGGAATAAACTAGATTATGATTTTGTTGATATAGGGGATGGCAATTCATTTTTCTGTTTACGGTCATCAATAGATAGACTATAGTTTAATTTTTTGGTAATAACGATTATAAATAAGCATTAATAATGGACATACTAAATTTAGAAGGCACTGAAGATACTCCTAAAATTATTTTAGATAAAGGAAACGGTATTTTTGAAATTTCTGGTCGTAGCTTACCGGAAGACTCTGCTGAATTTTATCAGCCTGTATTAGATTGGATCGAAGAATATTCTAAAGACGCGAATGCAAGCACTGAATTCATGTTCAAATTAGAATATTTCAATACAGCTTCTAGTAAACTAATACTTGATGTTCTATCTGCATTGGAAGATATCGATGGTATGACTATCATATGGTACTTTCATGAAGATGACGAAGATATGGAAGAAGCAGGTGAGGAGTTTTCTGAACTTGTTGAAATTCCGTTCGAATTTAAAACATACTAAGTTATACCTAATTTTTTGCCAGTAAATTGCTGCTAACAGCAGACGGTAGCCTATGAGTGAGGAAATACTTAAAGCACTTACCCAACTTTTTGCCATTATTACCAAACAAGATGGAGGTGTTACTGAGAAAGAAAGGCAGTTTGTAATAAGTTTTTTTCAGCAGGAGCTAGACCAAGACTCTGTTAAAGAGTATGTTGAGCTTTATGATAAATTCGCTGGCTATAATCAGGATGGCGATGAGGAGAAAGAGGAAGAAGGAAGTAAGAAAAGAAAATTAACCTCCGTTCGTGACTCCGTTAAAACTTTAGGTCTTTGTAAGAAAATCAACAAAACACTTACCCAAAAACAAAAGGTAGTTGTTTTAATTAAAATTTTAGAGTTAGTAGGGTCAGATCAAAACTTTACTTCTCAAAGGATGGAAATTATTGACACCATTAGTACGGTGTTCAATATCGTGAAGGACGAATACAAGCTTATTGAAAGCTTCGTTATCAAAACAGAATCTTCAGAACTTAATTTTGGTGATATACTTATTGTTGATGGTGAAGGTGAGCATGATCACACACCTGAAAATAAGGAAGAACTAGAAGAAAAAGGGATTTACTCTAAACACTTCTACTCAGATATAGATGGCCACATCATATTCTTGAAGGTAAATAGTGTTGACATGTACTTCACCAAGTACATTGGTAAAGATCAAATAGTGCTTAATGGGTTTATCATGCAGAGAAACAGAGTATATCTGTTTTCTCATGGTAGTACTGTTAAAACACCATTAGGCGCAGCTCTTTATTACAGTGATTTAATCGCACTTTTTAATGAGGAGTTAAAAACCACCAAGCTTTCTTTTAATGCCGACATCCAGGAATTTAGATTCCCTAATGGTGCTCTTGGTTTGCGTGATGTAGTCATTTCAGAAGGTCCAGGACAGCTCATTGGAATTATGGGTGCCAGTGGTGCAGGTAAAACCACCTTAATGAATGTTTTGGCTGGCATAGAGCAACCTACATTAGGCTCAGTTAAAATTAATGGGTTCGACATAAACACCCAGAAAGACCGTATACACGGTGTTATTGGGTATGTTTCGCAGGATGACCTTCTGATCGAGGAGTTAACTGTTTACGAAAACCTTTATTATAATGCGAAACTATGTTTCGCCAACTTGTCTGAAGAAGACTTAAGTAAAAAGGTTCTTGATGTTTTAGAAAGCCTAGGCCTCGATCAACGTAAGGATTTAAAAGTTGGTAGTGTTCTAGATAAAACCATAAGTGGTGGACAAAGAAAACGTTTAAATATTGCCCTTGAGTTAATTAGAGAACCTGCAGTAATGTTTGTTGATGAACCTACATCAGGTTTATCATCAAGAGACTCAGAAAATGTAATTGACTTATTAAAAGAGCTTTCCTTGAAGGGGAAACTAATATTTGTGGTAATTCACCAGCCTAGTTCTGATATCTATAAGATGTTCAGCAAAATGTACATCATGGATACTGGCGGCTACCCTGTATTCTATGGTAATCCAGTTGAGGCAGTAACTTATTTTAAGAAAGCTTCTAACCAGGTTGATTCACAAAGAGGACAGTGCGAAACATGTGGTAACGTTAACCCAGAGCAAATATTTAATATCATTGAGGCTAAGGTGGTTGATGAATATGGGCAGCTCACAAACAAGAGGAAGGTTAACCCTCAACAATGGCACGAAGGCTTTAAAGAGCATTTTTCAATTGAAAAAGTTGAAGATATCAACGAAGAGCCTGCGCATTCACTATTTATACCAAATAGATTAAAGCAGAGCTTAATTTTTACTACACGCGATATGTTGAGTAAGTTAAGCAACAAGCAATATTTGCTGATTAACTTACTAGAAGCACCTCTTTTGGCGCTAATATTAGCGTTTATCATTAAGTATAAGAGTAGCCCTTTTGGCAATGATTATCTTTTCCGTTTTAATGATAACATTCCCGCGTTTATGCTCATGAGTATCATTGTAGCTCTTTTTATGGGGCTAACAGTGAGTGCCGAAGAAATAATTAGAGACAGGAAAATACTTAAAAGAGAGTCTTTCCTAAATTTAAGTTGGAATAGCTATCTTATATCAAAAATCATTATACTTTTCTTAATGTCCGCAATTCAAACCATGTCGTTTGTGATAATTGGGCATTTAATTCTTGAAATCCATGGAATGACATTTGCCTTCTGGTTTGCGTTATTTACCTGTTCATGCTTAGCAAACGTATTAGGCTTAAATATTTCAAGTGCATTTAATTCTGCCGTTACCGTGTACGTAATGATTCCGCTTTTACTCATTCCGCAAATGATTCTAAGTGGATTGCTATTTAGCTTTGATAAATTAAATGAAGTACTCAGCACCAAGGGTAAAGTTCCTATTGTGGCAGATTTTATGGCTTCTAGATGGGCCTATGAGGCAATGGCCGTTCATCATTTTAAGAATAATGATTATGAAGAGCCTTACTACGAATTAGAAAAAACTGAAGCTGAAGCAGATTTTAAGGCAGCATATCTGGTAGAGGAGCTAAAGAAAAAACGTCAATACATTTCAGAAAATATTGGAACCGATAGCGATTCAATAAAAGCTATCCTGAAAAAGAATTTAAATATAATTAAAGAAAACATTGTTGGTGATCCTTTCCAGGAAGGGTTAGAGAATGTAAATGTTAACGATCTAACGTTAGAAACTTTTACTCCAGATGTTAGCAAGACTCTCGAAACATATTTTAAGAACTATAAAGACTATTATCAGGATATATATAATAAAAGTGTTGTTCGGAAAGATCAGATGGTGTATTTCTTTGAGAACAATCCTGAATATGACTATAATCTTAATGAACTAAAGAATGAATATTATAATGAGAGTTTAGCTGATCTTGTTATGAACGTTGCTGAAAAAGATAGGATCATTGAATATAACGGTGAACTGATACAACAAATTAATCCTATTTTTAATGAGCCTGATAAACCAAACCACTTTTTTGACTATAGGGCTCACTTTTTTGCTCCTTCGAAATATTTTGCTGGAACATACTTTAGCACATATGTATTTAACTTGCTTGTCATCTGGTTAATGACGATATTGTTATACATTACCTTATATTTTGAAGCTCTTAGAAAAGGATTAGATAAATTAAGTAAAATAAGATTCTCTAAGAAGTAGTATTTATCAGCCATTAATCCGGCCAATTACAAATAATAATATTTGTAATAGATAAATGAATTTATAATTTTGTTACCATCATAAATGTTGTGCATATGAGGAAATTATCATTGATATTGGCAGTTCTGTTTTTTGCCTGCAACTCAGGTAAAAAACCAGATGAACAGGCATTTTTAGAGAGTTTGGATTCAACAAAAGTTGAAGGTCCAGCTATTTCTGAAGAGGCCATTAGTAGCATTATTCAACAAATCCCATCACCCTTAGAAATCTCAGTTCTTTTGAAAGAATCTGGAACTAAGTATGACAAAAGTTTCTTGAATTCTGCAGATAATATATCAAAATACAATAGCAACTACAGAAAGTCTTTAAATCTTGGTATTTACGGTACTGATTTAGGTTACACTAACATTTATGAGCAAAATCAAGATGGTTTAGATTACATGGCTGCTATTAAAGAGCTAGCTGATGGGTTAAGCATCGGTCAATTTTTTGACATAGAAACCATCGGAAGATTAGCTACAAATAGCAAGAATCTGGATTCACTATTGTTAATTACTACTCAGAACTTTAATAACATTAACCACTATTTACAGGAGCAAAACAGAGCTAATTTAAGTGTGCTTTTGTTAGCTGGTGGTTGGTTAGAAGCTATGCATATCACTTGCCAGGTAGCTAAGAAAAATCCTGACAACAAAGAATTAAGAGATACAATTGGTGAGCAAAAGATCATTTTGGAAAACATAGTGCTTCTTTTAAGCTTCTATAAAGACGTTGATCAAAACATGGCATCACTTTTGAATGAAATGCAAAAGTTACAGTCGGAATACGAAAAAATTCAGATTGTAAAGACCTACAAAGAATCAACCTTCGAGGTTGTTGATGGTGTGATGGTTATAAAAGATAATAGTACAAGTGAAATAAAAATTACTAATGAAAATGTACAGAACATCACGAACATCATTAGTAGTATTAGAAAAAGTGTAATTAGTTAGTGGAAAATAATCAGAATATGAAAAAGGTATTTTATACAATAATAACGGCATGTTTATTTTTAATTGCCGGTACAACTGTTAAGGCACAATGCAATGCTGAGCAATACACAAACGCTTGTATTCCAAAATTAGCTTCTGGTTTTAATTTCCTTAAGAGTTATAAAATCGATGGACAAGGAGGTTCTAAAACAAAAGTTGAATACTCTTATGTATTTACTAAAGGAACCCAATACATGATTAATGTATGCGCTACTGGAGAATCAACTGACGGAATTATTGTTAGCTTATTTGATAGTAACAGAAACCAGGTTGCTAGTAGCAAATTTAACGGCCAGTTTCTGAGTGCAATCGCCTACCCTTGCAATACAACAGGCATTTATTACATACAGTACACGTTTGATAATTCAACACAATTCTGTGGAGGAAGTGCGTTAGGGTTCAAGCGATAGTTCAAAGAATTAAAATTTATTAATAAGCAGGTTTCATTCATTGGAACCTGCTATTTTTTTATGCAGGAACATCATTTCAACTTTTCATATAAAGGTAGATACAGTCAACTTGGTGAGCTAAATACAAAGACTAAGCATGTTCTTTTTGTTCTTCATGGCTATGGACAACTGTCAAAATTCTTCATTAGAAAGTTTAGCTGCCTGGAAGATCATGGTTTTTGTATAATTGCGCCCGAGGGGCTATCAAAGTTTTATTTGGAAGGATTTAGTGGTCGTGTAGGTGCTACGTGGATGACCAAAGAAAACAGAGAGGTTGACATCGAAAATTATATAGAGTATTTAAATCAGCTATACACTAA
This genomic window contains:
- a CDS encoding CheR family methyltransferase; this encodes MKDIDIADLKKITEVVKTKYNYDFTNYAMSSFKRRISRILEMNNFTIEVLMRKLNEPAFLDDFLNEITVNVTEMFRDPSFWRVLRDDIIPGILLNHQKIRIWHAGCSSGEEVFSMAIMLKELDLLDSASLIATDLDTNILERAKSGEYNLKNMELNEKNYIRYQGIGSLKDYYEEKNGKAIMDKSLVENVSFRKHDLVNGEIFNKFDLILCRNVMIYFNQTLQNEVLKKFHESLFKYGYLAIGSKESLIWCDIANKFIIVNNEEKIYKKIKD
- a CDS encoding chemotaxis protein CheB — protein: MTDFKLDNRYKAIVIGGSAGSFQGIVKILSALPSNFPLPIIMCLHRLKHVRNGFVEALSIKSTIEIVEPYDKEHIKKGKVYLAPSNYHMSTELGHYFSLSTEEMINNSRPAIDITLGTTAYVFRDKLIGILLSGANRDGGMGMKYIKDRGGMTIVQEPSECMIDTMPKAAMNLTTIDHVLKIDEIVEFFNQLHKQYK
- a CDS encoding GAF domain-containing protein, coding for MKLDQRKISIALVLVYIICGIYATYTLFTFQNDLIYDVQVLEISDLDNAAPVLNGLYFSMGICILAGLGVLLYMFNNKGMEIIYVEKKEEKSKKDEDKEKKDSKNKTFSVSSIKEALSEKSKSEEKILGEGLTEICKALEAGVGAFYMLKKDGDKKVLQMNATYAMSLGESQRPTFEMGEGLVGQVASEKKAIIIDDIPDDYIKIISGLGSASPTHVLVAPVIYGEELCGVVEIASFTSFSESDRKAVEAAFELVTDKLYGKSESAKPTEKAEPKKEGKKTNKGNKEA
- a CDS encoding PAS domain S-box protein, with protein sequence MFKQISISTKITGLVIGIVLVTLLAISYLSFRLSRGAIQDRYSESLRVVAEAQSGKIETTFESLISNLKLLQESKTIKEGAVSSGSGSSAGGMDMGFGDDPFAMDMGGGDDPFAMDSGGDDPFAMDMGGGDDPFAMDMGGDDASAEPADPKYDVKGFLNEVKSSYGYNDVFITESTGKILFSTSSKMSAGSNFIDPDGTTLANAVQGVHFSNVTKKENGAYVIYAGAPVNHPSGETSIILIEYPMTKIYDILSDSTGLGKRGEVILAKLDSSSGRINYVNKPRLDPDGAFKLLTLGDANSKAIQKAVTGAKGSGANVDYRGKENLAYYTYLPKAKLGLVAKIDTEEIYSEGNALFNKFMFAGFFILIISGVISLIFSKYLTNPLLSLKKTLELVGNGTLPEQVERKTSDEIGLMANSVNHLVKTLKNTANFAQQIGEGNFSADFKLVNDDDALGLALVNMRDNLVESEKRDKERNWIVTGVAEIGEILRAHDNLEPLGDAVVKYIIGKIGAVQGAFYVVNEDDPDDIFIEMKASFAYNRKKHLNAKFKFAEGLVGQAAAEKDTVLRTEIPHDYVTITSGILGDKRPTSILIVPLITEEKVYGVVEFAGFEKFDSGKVKFVEELSLILARTVFNIKVNERTRKLLEESQAMSSELQEKQEILRQNAEEMQATQEELQKSNSKLEEQIEEVNRTQNRMQLLLENASEVITIYEEDLSVRYISPSVEPILGYTQKEMIGVSDADKVNKEHVAEFKGMFKSLLENPDEQITIQYEYLTKDGNYIWIESTGTNFMSNPAIHGLIVNSRDITERRRAEQEQRMRSKMQALSENSLDLITRLEDDAISYINPVIEEYTGKGPSDFLNQKIKEADLAQNVLDKWLEIIEEVNSTNKKVATEMDFPSEMGDRVMQVNAIPEFDDNEKLESVLVVSHDITERKLIELEIQNKNKKIADSINYAKRIQNAILPNNNVINKVLPDSFILYKPKDVVSGDFPWYVKIGDDIYMAAVDCTGHGVPGALLSLIGYFLLNDIVRSRKISDPGIILDQLDEGVTTTLRQDQDDSKTKDGMDIALCKINTATRKVEYAGAHRPLYVVKKGEMEEIKGNKFAIGGGIYKNQTNFTNHKVELNEGDSFYFCSDGFPDQFGGPDNRKYGPKRLREKIMEVHNMSMKDAYVKFDDHWTNWMGEEKQTDDVLLIGIKL
- a CDS encoding SiaB family protein kinase; the encoded protein is MKYIFDLHKTMLENHLILVYEGEFTQEITKSVLAMAERNMDSSGEESTVKRKVFNVMVECLQNIVKHADDVANNHSAVFMVGKQEDKYIIISGNPIMNENIDGLKGKIDQINELDKDGLKELYKSIIKSTEISDKGGAGLGFVDMARKSGNKLDYDFVDIGDGNSFFCLRSSIDRL
- a CDS encoding DUF1987 domain-containing protein, giving the protein MDILNLEGTEDTPKIILDKGNGIFEISGRSLPEDSAEFYQPVLDWIEEYSKDANASTEFMFKLEYFNTASSKLILDVLSALEDIDGMTIIWYFHEDDEDMEEAGEEFSELVEIPFEFKTY
- a CDS encoding ATP-binding cassette domain-containing protein, translating into MSEEILKALTQLFAIITKQDGGVTEKERQFVISFFQQELDQDSVKEYVELYDKFAGYNQDGDEEKEEEGSKKRKLTSVRDSVKTLGLCKKINKTLTQKQKVVVLIKILELVGSDQNFTSQRMEIIDTISTVFNIVKDEYKLIESFVIKTESSELNFGDILIVDGEGEHDHTPENKEELEEKGIYSKHFYSDIDGHIIFLKVNSVDMYFTKYIGKDQIVLNGFIMQRNRVYLFSHGSTVKTPLGAALYYSDLIALFNEELKTTKLSFNADIQEFRFPNGALGLRDVVISEGPGQLIGIMGASGAGKTTLMNVLAGIEQPTLGSVKINGFDINTQKDRIHGVIGYVSQDDLLIEELTVYENLYYNAKLCFANLSEEDLSKKVLDVLESLGLDQRKDLKVGSVLDKTISGGQRKRLNIALELIREPAVMFVDEPTSGLSSRDSENVIDLLKELSLKGKLIFVVIHQPSSDIYKMFSKMYIMDTGGYPVFYGNPVEAVTYFKKASNQVDSQRGQCETCGNVNPEQIFNIIEAKVVDEYGQLTNKRKVNPQQWHEGFKEHFSIEKVEDINEEPAHSLFIPNRLKQSLIFTTRDMLSKLSNKQYLLINLLEAPLLALILAFIIKYKSSPFGNDYLFRFNDNIPAFMLMSIIVALFMGLTVSAEEIIRDRKILKRESFLNLSWNSYLISKIIILFLMSAIQTMSFVIIGHLILEIHGMTFAFWFALFTCSCLANVLGLNISSAFNSAVTVYVMIPLLLIPQMILSGLLFSFDKLNEVLSTKGKVPIVADFMASRWAYEAMAVHHFKNNDYEEPYYELEKTEAEADFKAAYLVEELKKKRQYISENIGTDSDSIKAILKKNLNIIKENIVGDPFQEGLENVNVNDLTLETFTPDVSKTLETYFKNYKDYYQDIYNKSVVRKDQMVYFFENNPEYDYNLNELKNEYYNESLADLVMNVAEKDRIIEYNGELIQQINPIFNEPDKPNHFFDYRAHFFAPSKYFAGTYFSTYVFNLLVIWLMTILLYITLYFEALRKGLDKLSKIRFSKK